In Pseudomonas sp. DNDY-54, a genomic segment contains:
- a CDS encoding sensor histidine kinase, with amino-acid sequence MRLSAFIIDNLESILQSWEDFARTIPGEASSMGVEALRDHAEEVLRVVAADLRTKQSAAQQIDKSMGKAEKDDGETPAETHAILRHDAGFTIDAMVSEYRALRASVLRKWLQEIKHGTDFEVEDMTRFNEAIDQALAESVASYSRTVKATQNVFLGILGHDLRTPLGAIQLGSEVLLLDNDLGAKPTIIASRIFTSVKRASKIVNDLLDFTRSQGGGGIPLQRVETNLAMVCENMVEEVRAYNPERDIVCEIKEKVAGWFDPARIEQVFSNLISNAVQHGARSSPVTVSLHVEQELAVFNVHNQGQPIPEEAISDIFKPMSRHSQYAAGDYGSHSGLGLGLYIASEIVAAHQGRITVASDLADGTTFTVSLPLAMCDRRVQR; translated from the coding sequence ATGCGCCTTTCTGCTTTCATCATTGATAACCTTGAGTCAATTCTTCAATCCTGGGAAGACTTTGCTAGGACGATCCCGGGGGAAGCCAGCTCCATGGGAGTCGAGGCGCTGCGTGACCATGCCGAGGAGGTGCTCCGCGTCGTTGCGGCTGATCTGCGAACCAAGCAGTCCGCTGCCCAACAAATCGACAAATCAATGGGAAAGGCGGAGAAGGACGACGGCGAGACACCAGCCGAAACGCACGCAATATTGAGGCACGATGCTGGCTTCACTATCGATGCAATGGTTTCGGAATATCGCGCTTTGCGTGCAAGCGTATTGAGGAAGTGGCTGCAGGAAATCAAACATGGTACGGACTTCGAAGTCGAAGATATGACTCGGTTTAACGAGGCAATCGACCAGGCGCTCGCAGAGTCCGTCGCTAGTTACTCTCGGACGGTAAAAGCTACGCAGAACGTCTTCCTAGGTATTCTCGGTCATGACTTACGCACCCCGTTGGGTGCAATACAGCTCGGCTCGGAAGTGCTGCTGCTCGACAATGATCTGGGTGCGAAGCCGACTATCATTGCTTCGCGGATCTTCACCAGCGTCAAGCGCGCAAGCAAGATCGTTAACGACCTGCTTGATTTCACTCGCTCGCAGGGCGGCGGAGGCATTCCGTTGCAACGGGTTGAAACTAACTTGGCCATGGTATGCGAAAACATGGTTGAGGAAGTGCGGGCATATAACCCAGAGCGCGACATTGTCTGCGAAATCAAGGAGAAAGTAGCCGGTTGGTTCGATCCAGCACGGATCGAACAGGTGTTTTCCAATCTGATCAGTAACGCCGTGCAGCACGGTGCCCGCAGTTCGCCAGTCACGGTAAGCCTGCATGTCGAGCAAGAGCTTGCAGTTTTCAATGTGCATAACCAGGGCCAACCGATTCCGGAAGAGGCAATCAGTGACATATTCAAACCTATGAGCCGACATTCCCAGTATGCGGCCGGCGATTACGGATCCCATTCAGGACTGGGACTGGGTCTGTATATCGCCAGCGAGATTGTCGCTGCTCACCAAGGACGAATCACCGTTGCCTCCGATCTCGCCGATGGCACAACGTTTACCGTGAGTTTGCCGTTAGCAATGTGTGATCGAAGAGTTCAGCGCTAG
- a CDS encoding lipopolysaccharide kinase InaA family protein, with the protein MSRPLVLPAREARTSTFQRWWSTQGEWVEEPNQRRAGESGVQRIRLRDPQQPLLYCKRQIGHLYRSPLHPFGRPTVLRELQALQAFGRLGVQVPELVYCGTRQQAGQWQALLVTAELEGFISLEDWYQQDLGERFGPAVQERMLAAVGITLARIHQARWQHGCCYPKHIFIRAQGEDDATRVEVALLDLEKSRRRLRRSAAARHDLRQLKRHRQAMPEQDWRRLLTAHGTFSQMRCDVI; encoded by the coding sequence ATGAGCCGACCACTCGTATTGCCTGCCCGTGAAGCGCGTACCAGCACCTTCCAGCGTTGGTGGAGCACGCAGGGCGAATGGGTTGAGGAACCCAACCAGCGCCGCGCCGGCGAAAGCGGTGTGCAACGGATACGCCTGCGCGATCCGCAGCAGCCGCTGCTGTACTGCAAACGGCAGATTGGCCACCTGTATCGGTCGCCGCTGCATCCTTTCGGCCGGCCCACGGTGCTGCGCGAACTGCAGGCGCTGCAAGCATTCGGCCGGCTCGGCGTGCAGGTGCCGGAACTGGTCTACTGCGGGACCCGGCAGCAAGCCGGTCAGTGGCAGGCGCTGCTGGTGACGGCGGAACTGGAGGGTTTCATCAGCCTGGAGGACTGGTATCAACAGGACTTGGGGGAGCGCTTCGGTCCGGCGGTACAGGAGCGCATGCTCGCGGCGGTCGGGATCACCCTGGCGCGCATTCATCAGGCACGCTGGCAGCATGGCTGCTGCTATCCCAAGCACATCTTCATCAGGGCTCAGGGTGAAGATGACGCGACCCGTGTCGAGGTCGCGCTGCTTGATCTGGAAAAGAGCCGTCGCCGGCTACGTCGCAGTGCCGCTGCACGGCATGACCTGCGCCAGCTCAAACGTCATCGCCAGGCCATGCCGGAACAGGACTGGCGACGATTGCTGACTGCCCACGGCACGTTCAGCCAGATGCGCTGCGATGTCATCTAA
- a CDS encoding BPSL0761 family protein, translating to MTMPHERTRAVLQTRDFLVELS from the coding sequence ATGACGATGCCCCACGAACGCACCCGCGCCGTGCTGCAGACCAGAGATTTTTTAGTCGAGCTGTCCTAG
- a CDS encoding type ISP restriction/modification enzyme, with protein MSPITEFMEQLAFIFSTGQATEHSYRSAFEKLFSGLGSGIHALNEPKRVECGAPDFIISRNGLTIGHVEAKDIDISLRNLKGTNKEQLSRYRKALPNLIYTNGLDWDFYRDGLLVESVSIGELDEKILKRTNEYERLLGVLDSFLTHKGQKISSPKILAEIMAGKATLIKDVLTKAILNEKLEDGGDLSGQYSAFKQHLIHDVTPSDFSDIYAETIAYGMFAARLHDHTPETFSRAEALELLPKSNPFLRSLFGYIAGPELDDRLKWIIDDLADVFASADMNKLMRGFGSLTGRQDPFLHFYETFLAAYNPGKRKARGVWYTPEPVVNFIVRAVDSVLQTEFDLEDGLADLSKIIVEWDSGQNDKKGKPLKFKKEVHRVQVLDPATGTGTFLAETIKQIAPKVKAAGAGVWSKYIEQDLIPRLHGFELLMASYAMCHTKLDMVLTELGYKPSTNPPRLSVFLTNSLEEGERDVRDLFMAQWLTREAREANNIKRQAPIMCVIGNPPYSGESANKGEWISELLSAYKVEPGGKQKLQERNSKWLNDDYVKFIRLAEQAIAKNGDGVLGYITNNGYLDNPTFRGMRWHLLTTFDKIFVLDLHGSSKKKEISPDGSPDKNVFDIQQGVSVIVAVRQKITKGKKELASLFHRDLWGSRSSKYEALWEIGLEDEAWTEIVPTLPNFLFVPQNQDLKQRYDEGFSIVDFMPLRSVGIVTARDALTIDMDKDKLWARVKNFREIGPEEARAKYKLGPDAQDWKVESAQKDINENFSEDFIVKIAYRPYDSRWTYYTGTSRGFHCRPRAEVMKHMAGKDNLALCIPGQSKDGVGGFVVASVAGHKAFSAYDINSLFPLYVYSEDGLDRVFNFEPKLLQKMQKIAGEKGCPLPSEVDVFDYIYSVLNWPSYKAIYTEFLKSDFPRIPWPKSPEFFNSMVNHGKQLREMHLLVPSALGSALYPFIGEGEATVEIVKFDDGKIWINSGQYFDNVDFDIWSCAVGGYRPLEKWLKDRKGCSLNYTEIKYYQSIIKSIVGTMKVRNEMPEYDILLQ; from the coding sequence ATGTCACCTATTACAGAATTTATGGAACAGCTAGCTTTCATATTCAGCACCGGCCAAGCGACGGAACACTCATATAGATCAGCGTTCGAAAAGCTATTTTCAGGGCTAGGGTCAGGTATTCACGCTTTAAACGAGCCCAAAAGAGTGGAATGTGGAGCTCCCGACTTCATAATCAGTAGAAATGGACTGACCATCGGCCACGTCGAAGCAAAGGATATAGACATCAGTCTGAGAAATTTGAAAGGCACCAACAAAGAGCAGCTAAGTCGCTATCGTAAAGCACTTCCTAATCTCATCTATACGAATGGCTTGGACTGGGACTTTTATCGGGACGGGCTTCTGGTAGAGTCAGTCAGTATCGGGGAGCTTGATGAGAAAATTCTAAAACGCACGAATGAGTATGAAAGACTGCTAGGAGTTCTCGATTCTTTCCTAACACATAAGGGCCAGAAAATCAGCTCTCCTAAAATTTTAGCAGAGATAATGGCAGGTAAAGCTACGCTGATAAAGGATGTTCTTACCAAAGCGATTTTGAATGAGAAATTAGAAGATGGCGGGGATCTGTCAGGGCAATATTCAGCATTCAAACAACATCTTATACATGATGTAACGCCTAGCGATTTTTCTGATATTTATGCAGAGACTATAGCCTACGGAATGTTCGCCGCCCGCTTGCACGATCATACTCCGGAGACCTTCAGTCGGGCCGAAGCCCTTGAGTTATTACCTAAATCAAATCCTTTTCTTAGGAGCTTATTCGGTTATATAGCCGGGCCGGAGCTGGATGACAGACTTAAATGGATCATTGATGATTTAGCCGACGTATTTGCGTCAGCTGATATGAATAAGTTGATGAGAGGGTTTGGGAGTCTGACAGGACGGCAAGATCCATTCTTACATTTCTACGAAACATTTCTAGCTGCTTATAACCCAGGCAAACGTAAAGCGCGTGGAGTATGGTATACACCTGAGCCAGTAGTAAACTTTATTGTAAGAGCAGTCGATTCTGTACTCCAGACGGAATTTGATTTGGAGGACGGCCTAGCTGATCTGTCGAAAATTATTGTCGAATGGGACTCTGGGCAAAACGATAAAAAAGGAAAACCACTAAAGTTTAAGAAAGAAGTTCATAGAGTACAGGTGCTGGACCCAGCCACGGGGACTGGAACCTTTTTGGCAGAAACTATTAAGCAAATAGCACCAAAGGTTAAAGCAGCCGGAGCCGGCGTCTGGTCAAAATATATTGAACAAGATCTTATTCCACGGCTACATGGCTTTGAATTGTTAATGGCCTCATATGCCATGTGTCACACTAAGCTTGACATGGTGCTGACCGAGCTTGGTTATAAGCCATCCACTAATCCGCCGCGGTTGAGCGTATTCCTTACAAACAGTCTTGAGGAAGGAGAACGGGATGTACGTGACCTATTTATGGCTCAATGGCTAACCAGAGAGGCGCGTGAAGCTAATAATATAAAGCGTCAGGCACCGATAATGTGTGTAATAGGAAATCCACCTTATTCTGGTGAGAGCGCAAATAAAGGAGAGTGGATTTCGGAGCTATTGAGCGCCTATAAAGTGGAGCCCGGAGGAAAGCAAAAACTTCAAGAGCGGAACTCAAAATGGCTGAATGATGACTATGTCAAATTCATTAGGCTTGCTGAGCAAGCAATAGCCAAAAATGGCGATGGCGTACTGGGCTATATTACTAATAACGGTTATTTGGATAATCCCACATTTCGGGGTATGAGATGGCATCTATTAACAACGTTCGACAAGATATTTGTTCTGGATCTACACGGCAGCTCCAAGAAAAAAGAGATATCGCCGGATGGCTCACCAGATAAAAACGTATTTGATATTCAGCAAGGCGTTTCAGTAATTGTAGCGGTGCGGCAAAAAATTACAAAAGGAAAGAAAGAACTGGCAAGTTTGTTTCACAGAGATTTATGGGGTAGCAGAAGCTCTAAATATGAAGCGCTATGGGAGATTGGGCTAGAAGACGAAGCGTGGACTGAAATTGTACCGACGCTCCCTAATTTTTTGTTCGTGCCACAAAATCAGGACCTCAAACAGAGGTACGACGAAGGCTTTTCCATCGTAGATTTCATGCCCCTACGTTCAGTCGGCATAGTGACTGCTCGAGATGCACTAACTATAGATATGGACAAAGATAAGCTGTGGGCGCGAGTAAAGAATTTTCGCGAGATAGGACCTGAAGAGGCACGGGCCAAGTACAAGCTGGGTCCCGATGCACAAGACTGGAAAGTTGAATCAGCACAGAAAGATATCAACGAGAATTTTTCTGAAGACTTTATAGTAAAGATAGCATATCGTCCATATGATTCCAGGTGGACTTACTATACCGGCACCTCTCGTGGCTTCCATTGCCGCCCGCGAGCGGAAGTCATGAAGCATATGGCGGGCAAAGACAATTTGGCGCTTTGTATTCCTGGCCAAAGCAAAGATGGTGTAGGAGGCTTTGTCGTCGCAAGTGTCGCAGGGCACAAGGCATTCAGTGCATATGACATCAATAGTTTGTTTCCACTGTATGTATACTCAGAAGATGGTCTAGATCGAGTATTTAATTTCGAGCCTAAGCTTTTGCAAAAGATGCAGAAGATTGCAGGCGAAAAAGGGTGTCCGTTGCCCTCTGAGGTAGATGTCTTTGACTACATATATTCTGTACTAAATTGGCCGTCATATAAAGCCATTTACACTGAGTTTCTTAAGTCGGACTTTCCACGGATTCCATGGCCGAAATCACCTGAATTCTTTAACTCTATGGTTAATCATGGCAAACAGTTGCGCGAGATGCATTTGTTAGTCCCGAGTGCCCTGGGCTCAGCACTTTATCCGTTTATTGGGGAAGGCGAAGCAACTGTGGAGATCGTAAAATTCGATGATGGAAAAATTTGGATAAATTCTGGACAATATTTTGATAATGTTGATTTTGATATCTGGTCTTGCGCGGTAGGTGGATATAGGCCTCTAGAAAAATGGCTGAAGGATCGAAAGGGCTGCTCTTTGAATTACACTGAAATAAAGTACTATCAGTCAATTATCAAATCTATAGTAGGCACTATGAAAGTACGAAATGAGATGCCGGAGTACGATATCCTTCTTCAATAG
- a CDS encoding cache domain-containing protein, with product MQLKHKIAALSILPLLLAVAVVCVLVIVQNQRLGEQQAKLIEASILASKQAELKNYVEMATSIIAPLYDSGLDDDETKQKVLAALSRFSFGSDGYFFVYDRSGRNLMHPRQPELVGEDLWNMTDPNGLPVIQALMHSAQSGKGFQRYAWQKPSTGQFAAKLAYVVMLERWGWMLGTGLYLEDVDQAILNVREEVSGGIHTTMLAIAGVALVAVLLVFVSGLTLNVSERRLADRKLQVLTQRIVSLQEEERSRVSRELHDGISQLLVSIKFQFELASHQLASGNPKALETLDLGTERLAGAIGEVRRISHDLHPSLLDTLGLPAAIGQLVAEFEQRSGLKMLYSNDLGDGDPDDSVAVALFRVLQEALTNIERHAVARSVLISLDGDDRSVRLRVRDDGVGFNPRQLDSIKGGGIGLRNIRERVEHFGGRFSLLSTAGGTELDVTLPARAG from the coding sequence ATGCAGCTCAAACACAAGATTGCCGCGCTCAGCATCCTGCCGTTGCTGCTGGCCGTTGCGGTCGTCTGCGTACTGGTCATCGTGCAGAACCAGCGCCTGGGCGAGCAGCAGGCCAAGCTGATCGAGGCCAGCATTCTGGCGAGCAAACAGGCTGAGCTGAAGAACTACGTGGAGATGGCGACCAGCATCATCGCGCCGCTCTATGACAGCGGGCTGGATGACGACGAGACAAAGCAGAAAGTCCTCGCGGCATTGAGCAGGTTCAGTTTTGGCAGTGATGGCTACTTCTTCGTCTACGACCGGAGTGGACGCAATCTGATGCACCCACGCCAGCCCGAGCTGGTAGGGGAGGACCTGTGGAACATGACCGATCCGAACGGCCTGCCGGTGATTCAGGCGCTGATGCACAGTGCACAGAGCGGCAAGGGCTTTCAGCGCTACGCCTGGCAGAAGCCTTCGACCGGGCAGTTCGCGGCAAAGCTTGCCTATGTGGTGATGCTCGAACGCTGGGGCTGGATGCTTGGGACCGGGCTTTACTTGGAGGATGTTGACCAGGCAATTCTGAACGTACGCGAGGAGGTCTCCGGTGGTATTCACACCACCATGCTCGCGATTGCCGGTGTCGCGCTCGTCGCAGTGCTGTTGGTGTTCGTCAGCGGCCTCACGCTCAATGTCAGCGAACGTCGCTTGGCTGATCGAAAATTGCAGGTGTTGACCCAGCGTATCGTTAGCCTGCAGGAGGAAGAGCGCTCGCGTGTCTCTCGCGAGCTGCATGACGGCATCAGCCAGCTGCTGGTATCCATCAAGTTTCAGTTCGAGCTGGCCAGCCATCAGCTCGCTAGCGGAAATCCCAAGGCGCTGGAAACCCTGGATCTCGGGACCGAGCGGCTTGCCGGCGCAATTGGCGAGGTGCGAAGGATCTCCCATGATCTGCATCCATCGCTGCTCGACACGCTCGGCTTGCCGGCGGCAATTGGCCAGCTTGTGGCCGAGTTCGAACAGCGAAGCGGCCTCAAGATGCTATACAGCAATGACCTTGGCGACGGTGACCCGGATGATTCAGTGGCCGTCGCGCTGTTCAGGGTTCTGCAAGAAGCGCTGACGAACATCGAACGCCACGCGGTGGCACGGTCTGTCCTTATCAGCTTGGATGGTGACGACCGATCGGTGCGTCTGCGAGTTCGCGATGACGGCGTCGGCTTTAATCCACGACAGCTCGACAGCATCAAAGGCGGCGGCATCGGCTTGCGCAACATTCGTGAGCGGGTGGAGCACTTCGGCGGGCGTTTCAGTCTGCTTTCGACAGCCGGCGGAACCGAGCTGGACGTGACCTTGCCGGCACGGGCCGGATGA
- a CDS encoding helix-turn-helix domain-containing protein, translating to MELKEAFGKALRRLRISCKLSQESFSTVSSRTYLSTLERGLKSPTLEKVEDLAVVMDIHPLTLITSAYLEKNELTAREILFRVRKELRQHRPDKERTGG from the coding sequence ATGGAACTGAAGGAAGCATTTGGAAAAGCCCTGAGGCGACTGAGAATTTCTTGCAAGCTATCGCAAGAAAGCTTCTCGACGGTTAGTAGCAGAACCTACTTGAGCACGTTGGAGCGAGGCTTGAAAAGTCCGACCCTCGAAAAGGTTGAGGACCTCGCAGTGGTTATGGACATCCATCCGCTAACACTCATAACCAGTGCGTATCTCGAAAAAAATGAGCTTACTGCCCGCGAGATTTTATTCAGGGTGAGGAAGGAGCTAAGACAGCACCGACCAGATAAGGAAAGGACAGGTGGATGA
- a CDS encoding tyrosine-type recombinase/integrase: MNITATCTRRPWNKGKLVGQKTPLRLRDIWAIRVRLQLAERTRDLALFDLAIDSKLRACDLTKLRVCDVAHGEHVSSRAMVMQQKTKRPVQFEITEQTRSALAAWIHQAQLRSQDCLFPSRLHTSDHLSTRQYARIVKGWVQAIGLDPAMYGTHTMRRTKASLIYRRTKNLRAVQLLLGHTKLESTVRYLGIEVDDALEMAEQTEV, encoded by the coding sequence ATGAACATCACTGCTACCTGCACCCGCCGGCCCTGGAACAAAGGAAAGTTGGTCGGACAGAAAACCCCGCTCCGGCTGAGAGATATCTGGGCCATCCGAGTAAGGCTTCAGCTTGCAGAACGAACCCGGGATCTGGCTTTGTTCGATCTGGCCATCGACAGCAAGCTTCGAGCCTGCGACTTAACCAAGCTCCGTGTATGCGACGTTGCTCATGGCGAGCATGTGTCATCACGAGCAATGGTTATGCAGCAGAAAACGAAGCGACCAGTGCAGTTCGAAATTACCGAGCAAACACGGTCTGCTCTCGCGGCCTGGATACACCAAGCCCAGCTCCGTAGCCAGGACTGCCTTTTCCCGAGCAGGCTGCACACCTCAGACCATCTATCCACTCGTCAATACGCTCGTATCGTCAAAGGCTGGGTGCAAGCCATTGGCCTTGATCCGGCCATGTATGGCACTCACACAATGAGACGTACAAAGGCATCACTGATCTATCGCAGGACAAAGAACTTGCGGGCCGTTCAACTTCTGCTTGGCCATACGAAGCTGGAGAGCACCGTTCGATATCTTGGGATTGAGGTCGACGACGCCTTGGAAATGGCAGAGCAGACCGAGGTTTGA
- the glyA gene encoding serine hydroxymethyltransferase has translation MFSRDLTLARFDADLFAAMEQEAKRQEDHIELIASENYTSPAVMEAQGSVLTNKYAEGYPGKRYYGGCEYVDVVEQLAIDRAKELFGADYANVQPHAGSQANSAVYLALLQAGDTILGMSLAHGGHLTHGASVSSSGKLYNAVQYGINDQGLIDYDEVERLAVEHKPKMIVAGFSAYSQILDFARFREIADKVGAYLFVDMAHVAGLVAAGVYPNPVPFADVVTTTTHKTLRGPRGGLILARANAEIEKKLNSAVFPGAQGGPLEHVIAAKAVCFKEALQPEFKAYQQQVVKNAQAMAEVFIQRGFDVVSGGTQNHLFLLSLIKQDITGKDADAALGNAHITVNKNSVPNDPRSPFVTSGLRIGTPAVTTRGFGETECRDLAGWICDILDKMGDESVIEAVRAKVEAVCAKFPVYGK, from the coding sequence ATGTTCAGCCGTGATTTGACCCTCGCCCGTTTCGACGCCGATCTTTTCGCTGCCATGGAGCAGGAAGCCAAGCGTCAGGAAGACCACATCGAGCTGATCGCCTCGGAGAACTACACCAGCCCGGCGGTGATGGAAGCCCAGGGGTCGGTCCTGACCAACAAGTACGCCGAAGGCTATCCGGGCAAGCGCTACTACGGCGGTTGTGAGTATGTCGACGTGGTCGAGCAGTTGGCCATCGACCGCGCCAAGGAACTGTTTGGCGCCGACTACGCCAACGTCCAGCCGCATGCTGGCTCTCAAGCCAACAGCGCCGTCTACCTCGCCCTGTTGCAGGCCGGTGACACCATCCTCGGCATGAGCCTGGCCCACGGCGGCCACCTGACCCACGGCGCCAGCGTCTCGTCCTCGGGCAAGCTGTACAACGCCGTGCAGTACGGCATCAATGACCAGGGCCTGATCGACTACGACGAAGTCGAGCGTCTGGCCGTCGAGCACAAGCCGAAGATGATTGTCGCCGGCTTCTCTGCCTATTCGCAGATTCTGGACTTCGCCCGTTTTCGCGAAATCGCCGACAAGGTCGGTGCCTATCTGTTCGTCGACATGGCCCACGTGGCCGGTCTGGTTGCCGCTGGCGTCTACCCGAACCCGGTTCCGTTCGCTGACGTCGTCACTACCACCACCCACAAGACCCTGCGCGGCCCACGCGGCGGCCTGATCCTGGCGCGTGCCAACGCCGAGATCGAGAAGAAGCTGAACTCTGCCGTCTTCCCCGGTGCTCAGGGTGGCCCGCTGGAGCACGTTATCGCGGCCAAGGCCGTGTGCTTCAAGGAAGCACTGCAGCCTGAGTTCAAGGCCTACCAGCAGCAGGTCGTGAAGAATGCCCAGGCCATGGCTGAAGTGTTCATCCAGCGGGGCTTCGACGTGGTTTCCGGCGGTACGCAGAACCACCTGTTCCTGCTCAGCCTGATCAAGCAGGACATCACCGGTAAAGATGCGGATGCGGCCCTGGGCAACGCGCACATCACCGTGAACAAGAACAGCGTACCAAACGACCCGCGCTCCCCATTCGTCACCTCTGGTCTGCGCATCGGTACGCCCGCCGTCACTACCCGTGGTTTCGGCGAAACCGAGTGCCGTGATCTGGCTGGCTGGATCTGCGACATCCTCGACAAGATGGGTGACGAGTCGGTGATCGAAGCGGTCCGCGCCAAGGTCGAAGCGGTCTGCGCCAAGTTCCCCGTCTACGGTAAGTAA